A part of Desulfotomaculum nigrificans DSM 574 genomic DNA contains:
- the rpe gene encoding ribulose-phosphate 3-epimerase, whose product MVKIAPSILSADFANLAQAVQVVEQAGAEYLHIDVMDGHFVPNITIGPLIVKALRPRSNMFFDVHLMIEQPDRYISDFVKAGADLVCVHAEACTHLHRCVSQVKELGAKVGVALNPHTPLNIIEYILPMLDLVLLMTVNPGFGGQKFIPEVLPKIKRLSQIIKEQGLATEIEVDGGINSETATLVTGAGANVLVAGSAIFGADNPGQAVKDIRKAAANL is encoded by the coding sequence ATGGTTAAAATCGCGCCATCCATTCTATCAGCTGATTTTGCCAACCTGGCCCAGGCAGTGCAGGTGGTTGAACAGGCCGGCGCTGAATATTTACATATAGATGTCATGGATGGGCATTTTGTGCCCAATATAACCATTGGCCCCTTAATTGTAAAAGCCCTACGGCCCCGTAGTAATATGTTTTTTGATGTACATTTAATGATCGAGCAGCCGGATCGTTACATTTCTGACTTTGTTAAGGCTGGGGCGGATCTGGTATGTGTTCACGCAGAAGCATGTACTCATTTACACCGCTGTGTCAGCCAGGTTAAGGAATTGGGGGCAAAAGTAGGGGTGGCGCTAAATCCCCATACTCCTTTAAACATTATTGAATATATCTTACCCATGTTGGATCTAGTGCTGTTAATGACAGTAAACCCTGGGTTCGGAGGGCAAAAATTTATCCCTGAAGTTTTGCCGAAGATTAAGAGATTGTCACAGATAATTAAAGAGCAAGGTTTGGCCACGGAAATTGAAGTGGACGGCGGGATCAATAGTGAAACAGCAACGCTGGTAACCGGTGCCGGTGCCAACGTGCTGGTGGCCGGGTCAGCAATTTTCGGGGCTGATAATCCGGGACAGGCGGTGAAAGATATAAGGAAAGCAGCGGCAAACCTTTAG
- the rsgA gene encoding ribosome small subunit-dependent GTPase A, whose translation MFEGVLIKAYGGFYYVKKGDEIWECTLRGKFRLDKSSSAALVGDRVKVTPIRGNTGRIDEVLPRKTQLFRPPVANIEQAVIVFAVQDPEPNLTLLDRFLVLAEHANVDPVVCLNKADLMSGRREHDWLKLYRKIGYQTVITSTKNGDGIEELRQLLVGKTSVFAGPSGVGKSSLLNAVQPGLALKTGEISSKLKRGKHTTRHVELLPLQMGGFVMDSPGFSSLDLPPMQREELTYYFPEFANFIGDCKFNGCLHYHEPCCAVKQAVQQGLINEGRHQNYLAFLEEVIQQERRY comes from the coding sequence GTGTTTGAAGGGGTTTTAATCAAGGCATACGGGGGATTTTACTATGTCAAAAAAGGAGATGAAATTTGGGAATGTACCTTACGGGGCAAATTTCGATTAGATAAATCTTCTTCCGCTGCTTTAGTGGGGGACCGGGTTAAGGTTACCCCCATACGGGGGAACACCGGTAGGATTGATGAAGTATTGCCCAGAAAAACCCAATTGTTTCGTCCACCTGTGGCCAATATTGAACAGGCGGTTATTGTTTTTGCTGTTCAAGACCCTGAACCTAACCTGACTCTACTTGACCGTTTTCTGGTTTTAGCAGAGCATGCCAATGTAGACCCGGTTGTGTGTTTGAACAAAGCCGATTTGATGAGCGGCCGCCGGGAACATGATTGGCTTAAACTGTATCGTAAAATTGGTTACCAAACCGTGATCACCAGTACTAAAAATGGTGATGGTATCGAGGAATTACGGCAACTCCTGGTGGGAAAAACATCGGTTTTTGCCGGTCCTTCCGGAGTTGGTAAGTCCAGCCTGTTAAATGCGGTGCAACCTGGCCTAGCATTAAAAACCGGTGAGATCAGCAGCAAACTAAAACGTGGTAAGCACACCACCAGGCATGTAGAATTGCTGCCCCTGCAAATGGGAGGCTTTGTCATGGACAGTCCAGGCTTTTCCAGCTTGGATTTGCCTCCCATGCAACGGGAAGAACTGACTTACTATTTTCCAGAGTTCGCTAACTTCATAGGTGACTGCAAATTTAACGGCTGTTTACATTATCATGAACCTTGCTGTGCCGTAAAACAGGCTGTGCAACAAGGATTAATAAATGAAGGTCGGCACCAAAATTATCTGGCCTTTTTAGAAGAGGTTATCCAGCAAGAGAGGAGATATTAA
- the pknB gene encoding Stk1 family PASTA domain-containing Ser/Thr kinase, translating to MIGKLLGNRYEILEQLGGGGMALVWKGKDTFLNRLVTIKVLRPEYASDQDFVRRFRREAQAVASLSHPNIVSIYDVGQENDAHYLVMEYVDGESLKELIRREAPLAPGRVVQIGRQIAEALEHAHENNIIHRDVKPHNILITKTGRAKLTDFGIAQASAATVTHTDTIVGSVHYISPEQAKGEPAGPKSDIYSLGVVLYEMLTGQVPYQGDGAISVALKHIQEQPPSLRQINPKVPEDLEKVVLRAMDKIPDRRQKSARALADDLVTISEETRNLTPYIDEDDERTRILPNPVVIRPDRQEAREPKSVSPVSTHRKKMKPTAWVILGLLALALIAGAGLALNSYLNVGEVKVPAVEGRNYVEAEQLLKEQGLNVKIVRQNHDRIPKDIVISQDPAANDIVKKGRIVQLTVSNGQDLVKVPDVVDWSFEDARLELINAGFEVETTEPVYSNSIAEGKIAEQSPRANSMAPRGSTVKLSVSKGPEPKPTKVPDLTGLTQEEARAKLVGVGLELDETIGQTESPDQLPGRVARQEPTANTEVQQGSKVKIFLNVGPGPAPQDVKVIVPVPQDGKTHEVKITKEDAEGKKDVYVSTHQPGDTVIKEIRVYGHGNIKVFIDGSLLYSKDI from the coding sequence ATGATTGGCAAACTTCTGGGCAACCGATATGAAATATTAGAACAGTTGGGCGGCGGGGGAATGGCCCTGGTTTGGAAGGGTAAAGATACCTTTTTAAACAGATTAGTCACCATTAAAGTGTTACGGCCTGAGTATGCCAGTGACCAGGACTTTGTGCGCCGTTTCCGCCGTGAAGCCCAGGCCGTAGCCAGCCTGTCCCACCCTAATATTGTTAGTATTTATGATGTAGGGCAGGAAAATGATGCTCACTACCTGGTAATGGAGTATGTGGATGGGGAGAGCTTAAAGGAGTTAATTCGCCGCGAAGCCCCTTTGGCTCCCGGCCGGGTTGTGCAAATCGGCCGACAGATTGCAGAGGCATTGGAACATGCCCATGAAAATAATATTATCCACCGGGATGTCAAGCCACATAATATTTTAATTACCAAAACCGGTCGGGCCAAACTAACTGATTTTGGTATTGCCCAGGCCAGCGCGGCCACGGTAACCCATACTGATACTATTGTCGGCTCCGTTCATTACATATCACCGGAACAAGCCAAAGGTGAACCTGCCGGACCCAAGTCAGATATTTATTCCCTTGGTGTGGTACTTTATGAAATGTTGACAGGACAAGTGCCATACCAGGGTGACGGGGCCATTAGTGTAGCCCTGAAACACATTCAAGAACAACCACCTTCACTGCGGCAAATCAACCCGAAAGTTCCTGAGGATTTAGAAAAGGTTGTTCTGCGGGCTATGGACAAAATACCTGACAGAAGACAAAAAAGTGCCCGGGCTTTGGCAGATGATTTAGTTACAATTAGTGAGGAAACCCGTAATTTAACACCTTACATCGACGAAGATGACGAACGGACAAGAATTTTGCCCAATCCGGTGGTGATCAGACCGGATAGGCAGGAAGCAAGAGAGCCTAAATCGGTATCCCCGGTGTCGACCCACCGGAAAAAGATGAAACCTACGGCATGGGTTATACTGGGTTTGCTGGCATTGGCCTTAATTGCTGGTGCTGGATTGGCCCTCAACAGTTACCTGAATGTGGGCGAGGTTAAGGTACCAGCAGTGGAGGGGAGAAACTATGTTGAGGCGGAGCAGCTGTTAAAAGAGCAGGGGCTTAATGTAAAAATTGTCCGCCAGAACCATGATAGGATACCAAAGGATATAGTCATATCCCAGGACCCAGCCGCCAATGATATTGTTAAGAAGGGCCGTATTGTTCAGCTTACAGTGAGTAATGGGCAAGACCTGGTGAAAGTGCCTGATGTTGTAGATTGGTCATTTGAAGATGCCAGGTTAGAACTGATCAATGCCGGGTTTGAAGTGGAGACCACAGAACCGGTTTATAGTAACAGCATTGCAGAAGGAAAAATTGCTGAACAAAGTCCCCGGGCTAACAGCATGGCCCCCCGGGGTAGTACAGTCAAGCTTAGCGTCAGCAAGGGACCTGAGCCCAAACCTACCAAGGTGCCCGATCTAACCGGTCTCACCCAAGAGGAAGCCCGGGCCAAATTGGTGGGGGTTGGTTTGGAGTTAGATGAAACTATTGGCCAAACCGAAAGTCCGGATCAGCTGCCAGGCCGGGTGGCCAGGCAGGAGCCGACTGCCAACACGGAAGTGCAACAAGGATCAAAGGTGAAGATTTTCCTTAATGTGGGTCCCGGACCGGCCCCTCAGGACGTAAAGGTGATTGTTCCGGTACCCCAGGACGGCAAAACCCATGAGGTCAAAATAACTAAAGAGGATGCCGAAGGGAAGAAAGATGTTTATGTCAGCACCCATCAACCCGGCGATACAGTGATAAAAGAAATCCGAGTCTACGGGCATGGGAATATTAAAGTTTTTATCGATGGGAGCTTGTTATATAGTAAAGATATTTAA
- a CDS encoding peptidoglycan D,D-transpeptidase FtsI family protein: MKQNIKKLGYALLSTFIILILYLTYLMVQQGEALANHPQNRRLAAKEAAIIRGTIYDRNGVKLAETRWLGDHGQRVYFTAGNVAPFAQVVGYVSEKYGSSGLEAAYGKQLLGLTDADAVKNIIDKILNRTPRGHDLVLTLDTRLQMIALQALHGHRGAVVALDPNTGAVLAMASSPAYDTNTIGNPGVWTYLNNNQNGAPLLNRATQGAYPPGSVMKIITGAGILANVQVQPGDTLSCPGYVVVDGSKIADNRAHGTVNFIKALAVSCNTYFAREGLKLGWDGFIDTANKFGLTKSPDLGIPVRSGTLATGERRTQSQLAESSFGQGDTLVSPLHMALAGAAIANNGVIMKPYLVQEIRTASGSTLQRAEVSPWLTATSPQIANIITQGMLGAVEWGTGTGAAIRGVRVAGKTGTAETKTARDPHSPPHSWFVGFAPADHPKVVVAVIVEKAGSGAAVATPIAREVMAAALFEH, translated from the coding sequence ATGAAACAAAATATTAAAAAACTGGGTTATGCTTTATTGTCAACATTTATTATATTGATTTTGTACTTAACCTATTTGATGGTGCAACAGGGAGAAGCCCTGGCCAACCATCCCCAAAACCGGCGCCTGGCGGCCAAGGAAGCAGCCATCATCCGTGGTACCATTTATGACCGCAATGGCGTAAAACTGGCGGAAACCAGGTGGTTGGGGGATCATGGCCAGCGAGTTTATTTCACTGCGGGAAATGTTGCTCCTTTTGCCCAGGTGGTTGGTTATGTCTCTGAAAAATACGGATCGTCGGGATTGGAAGCAGCCTATGGTAAACAACTCCTGGGACTAACCGATGCCGATGCCGTGAAAAACATCATAGATAAAATACTAAACCGGACACCCAGGGGCCACGACTTGGTATTAACTTTGGATACCAGGTTACAAATGATTGCTCTGCAAGCACTACATGGTCACCGGGGGGCGGTGGTGGCCCTGGATCCCAACACGGGGGCGGTACTGGCCATGGCCAGTTCACCCGCCTATGACACTAATACCATCGGTAACCCCGGGGTTTGGACATATTTAAATAATAATCAAAATGGTGCCCCGCTTTTGAATCGAGCTACTCAGGGGGCCTATCCACCTGGTTCAGTTATGAAAATTATTACCGGGGCAGGGATTTTAGCCAATGTTCAGGTGCAACCTGGGGATACATTATCATGTCCCGGATATGTAGTGGTTGATGGCAGTAAAATAGCAGATAACCGGGCCCACGGTACGGTTAATTTTATTAAAGCCCTGGCTGTTTCCTGTAATACATATTTTGCCCGGGAAGGATTGAAGCTGGGCTGGGATGGTTTTATAGACACAGCCAATAAATTTGGTTTAACCAAATCACCTGATCTGGGGATTCCGGTGCGGTCCGGTACCCTGGCCACCGGTGAACGTCGTACTCAAAGCCAATTGGCCGAATCCTCCTTTGGCCAGGGAGATACCCTGGTTAGTCCTTTACATATGGCTTTGGCCGGCGCCGCCATTGCCAATAATGGTGTCATTATGAAGCCTTACCTGGTGCAGGAAATTCGTACCGCCAGCGGCAGTACGCTACAGCGGGCCGAGGTTTCGCCCTGGTTGACTGCCACCAGTCCACAGATAGCAAACATTATCACCCAGGGGATGCTGGGCGCAGTGGAATGGGGAACCGGGACTGGCGCCGCCATCAGGGGAGTTAGGGTAGCTGGTAAAACAGGTACTGCTGAAACTAAAACGGCCAGAGACCCCCATAGCCCTCCTCACTCATGGTTTGTGGGCTTTGCCCCGGCCGACCACCCCAAAGTGGTGGTGGCAGTTATTGTGGAAAAAGCTGGTTCCGGGGCTGCGGTGGCTACTCCCATTGCCAGGGAAGTAATGGCAGCTGCCCTATTTGAACATTGA
- a CDS encoding FtsW/RodA/SpoVE family cell cycle protein: MTTNLRQEERRLLYYIAIYLAVGVLALFLSEQELKGSYQLVISNHKISFYWFMIILSLGTVAAFWLVSAYWRLVRFKCDPYLLPIAASLTAFGLVFLFRLRPQYAERQFAWLLIGLLALVILTTLLRKLDWLADYKYIYVASGVLLLVLPIFFGKEQYGARSWLNLGLFQIQPSEFVKILLVLFLASFLAENGRFLTTGANQILGVSIPGIREWGPLVAMWGVSLLILVFQKDLGTALIYFCTFLAMVYAATARLFYVLIGMVMFFLGGTLAYFAFGHVQARVDIWLNPWPFMDGSGYQIVQSLFALGSGGIFGSGLGQGMPNLIPAVHTDFIFSAIGEELGLLGACAVVVLYMCLVFRGLMIALAAPNDFYSLLATGLTALMGLQTFIIIAGVTKLLPMTGVTLPFISYGGSSLVANFVLLGLLLNISHEVNEGNETKY; the protein is encoded by the coding sequence TTGACTACAAACCTGCGCCAGGAAGAGCGAAGGTTGTTATACTATATTGCGATCTATTTGGCTGTTGGGGTACTGGCCTTGTTTTTAAGTGAACAGGAGCTAAAAGGTTCCTACCAATTGGTTATAAGCAACCATAAAATATCTTTTTATTGGTTTATGATAATTTTAAGTCTTGGCACCGTGGCCGCATTTTGGTTGGTTAGTGCTTACTGGCGGTTGGTTCGTTTTAAATGTGATCCCTACTTGTTACCCATTGCCGCGTCTCTAACCGCCTTTGGCTTGGTATTTTTGTTTCGCCTGCGACCCCAATATGCTGAGCGGCAGTTTGCCTGGCTCCTGATTGGGCTTTTGGCTCTGGTGATACTAACCACCCTGCTCAGAAAATTAGACTGGCTGGCGGATTATAAGTATATTTATGTGGCGTCTGGGGTTTTGCTACTGGTTTTACCAATATTTTTTGGTAAGGAACAATATGGGGCCCGTAGTTGGCTAAATCTGGGGTTATTTCAGATACAGCCTTCGGAATTCGTTAAAATTTTATTAGTCTTATTTTTAGCCAGTTTTTTAGCCGAAAACGGCCGGTTTCTTACTACCGGCGCCAACCAAATACTGGGTGTTAGTATCCCGGGTATTCGGGAATGGGGTCCTCTGGTGGCTATGTGGGGAGTATCCCTGCTGATTTTGGTATTTCAAAAGGACCTTGGCACAGCTTTGATTTATTTTTGTACCTTTCTGGCCATGGTTTATGCGGCAACAGCCCGGCTGTTTTATGTCCTAATTGGTATGGTGATGTTTTTTTTGGGAGGTACACTGGCCTATTTTGCCTTTGGCCATGTGCAGGCCCGGGTAGATATATGGCTCAATCCTTGGCCCTTCATGGATGGCAGCGGGTACCAAATTGTCCAATCCCTGTTCGCCCTGGGCTCCGGAGGAATTTTTGGCAGCGGTCTGGGACAAGGTATGCCTAACCTAATACCCGCCGTACATACCGATTTTATCTTTTCTGCCATTGGTGAGGAACTGGGATTATTAGGAGCCTGTGCCGTGGTTGTGCTGTATATGTGCCTGGTATTTCGAGGGTTAATGATTGCCCTGGCAGCACCAAATGACTTTTATTCCCTATTAGCCACAGGACTTACAGCTTTAATGGGGTTACAAACTTTTATCATTATTGCCGGAGTTACTAAATTGTTACCCATGACCGGTGTAACCCTACCGTTTATTAGTTATGGAGGCAGTTCCCTGGTGGCAAATTTTGTTCTGCTGGGTTTACTTTTGAACATTTCCCACGAGGTAAACGAGGGTAATGAAACAAAATATTAA
- a CDS encoding Stp1/IreP family PP2C-type Ser/Thr phosphatase translates to MKWSQITDVGRVRTINEDSLCACPEIGLFAVADGMGGHKAGEIASTTAMKCLQENLPEYLSKKVDYAEALTRVLAEANLRVYRMSTEFVEYRGMGTTVTVGLFVGTELIVAHIGDSRAYLIRNNQITQITDDHSLVGEMLRCGGITEEQALNHPQRNVLTRALGTAPMVNSDLYRIKLSTGDRILLCTDGLTNHLGPGEIKEIVQNQSNLENCLQALLNEALSRGGLDNITMILIEV, encoded by the coding sequence ATGAAATGGAGTCAGATAACTGATGTCGGACGGGTAAGAACTATCAATGAGGACAGTTTATGCGCCTGCCCGGAAATTGGTCTTTTTGCGGTGGCCGATGGTATGGGTGGCCATAAAGCAGGAGAAATCGCCAGCACCACAGCCATGAAATGTTTACAGGAAAATTTACCTGAGTATTTGTCCAAAAAGGTTGATTATGCCGAGGCCTTGACCAGGGTTCTGGCTGAAGCAAACCTGCGGGTTTACCGCATGTCCACTGAGTTTGTGGAGTACCGGGGTATGGGCACTACAGTCACTGTCGGACTTTTTGTGGGGACGGAATTAATCGTTGCGCACATTGGTGATTCCAGGGCTTATCTTATTCGAAACAACCAAATTACGCAAATTACCGATGACCATTCACTGGTGGGGGAAATGTTGCGTTGTGGTGGTATTACCGAAGAACAAGCACTTAATCATCCCCAGCGCAATGTATTGACCCGGGCATTGGGCACCGCACCGATGGTAAACAGTGATTTATACCGGATCAAGTTATCCACCGGGGATAGAATTTTGCTTTGTACTGACGGCTTAACTAACCACCTGGGACCCGGGGAGATCAAGGAAATAGTGCAAAATCAATCTAACCTGGAAAATTGTCTGCAGGCTTTACTGAATGAAGCCTTAAGCCGGGGCGGGTTGGATAACATTACCATGATTTTAATTGAGGTATAG
- a CDS encoding FHA domain-containing protein: MVALVITILRYLFLILLYLFIFRLTASMLDELRQAAKQHRPAKDVPIPAPPVAVGGDGARLKVITAGEEPMTPGDSFRLGELTRLGRGPGNHIAFTGAFASQEHAQIVFRQGQYWLEDLGSLNQTYLNEMPVKRPTVLANGDRIRIGDVIFQFVRWAYEMESDN, from the coding sequence GTGGTAGCCCTAGTGATAACCATTTTAAGATACTTATTTTTAATATTACTGTACCTGTTTATTTTTCGCTTGACAGCCAGTATGCTTGATGAACTTAGACAAGCTGCTAAACAACACCGGCCAGCTAAAGATGTGCCGATTCCGGCTCCTCCAGTGGCGGTAGGGGGAGATGGAGCCCGTCTTAAAGTGATAACGGCGGGAGAGGAACCAATGACGCCTGGTGATAGTTTTCGGCTGGGGGAATTGACCAGGTTAGGTAGAGGTCCCGGCAATCATATAGCCTTTACCGGGGCCTTTGCTTCACAGGAACATGCACAAATTGTGTTTCGGCAGGGACAATATTGGCTGGAGGACTTGGGAAGTTTAAACCAAACTTATTTAAATGAAATGCCTGTAAAGCGGCCAACAGTTCTGGCCAACGGAGACCGCATCCGGATAGGCGATGTAATTTTTCAGTTTGTGAGGTGGGCGTATGAAATGGAGTCAGATAACTGA
- a CDS encoding FhaA domain-containing protein, protein MGLFSGLEDSLEKYIEGFFKDKFSSDARVQPTDIAKKLARAMKDNRRVSVSNVYVPNQYIVLLHPEDYLPIKPMAALISKEMADYLVQKATEKKFTLVGQPQIMFTQENSLQPGEIKIDSHFAEVTPDEVKSITPTWYQEETDDEQQDTRQYQPIQDTAPLPKIQSTVTATLLVEEGKDAGKEFPLGPYRTILGRRDTCDIMLSDHSVSRRHAQFEQVAGRFWLTDLNSTNGTYVNGLPIEKVELTSGDVITVGNTVLIFKEH, encoded by the coding sequence GTGGGACTGTTTTCTGGGCTGGAGGATAGTTTGGAAAAATACATAGAAGGTTTTTTTAAAGATAAATTTAGCTCTGATGCCAGGGTACAGCCAACGGATATTGCTAAAAAACTGGCCCGGGCAATGAAAGATAACCGTCGGGTCAGTGTTTCTAATGTATACGTGCCTAACCAGTATATCGTTTTACTACACCCGGAAGATTATTTACCGATTAAACCTATGGCTGCTCTTATCTCTAAGGAAATGGCAGATTACCTGGTGCAAAAGGCAACGGAAAAAAAATTTACCCTGGTGGGACAGCCCCAAATTATGTTTACCCAGGAGAACAGTTTGCAGCCGGGTGAAATTAAGATAGATAGTCATTTTGCCGAGGTTACCCCGGATGAAGTAAAATCAATAACACCTACATGGTATCAAGAGGAAACTGATGATGAACAGCAAGACACCCGACAGTACCAACCCATCCAGGACACAGCTCCTCTACCCAAAATACAATCGACGGTTACAGCCACCCTGCTGGTGGAAGAGGGAAAAGATGCCGGCAAGGAGTTTCCGCTTGGTCCCTACCGTACCATTTTGGGTCGCCGTGATACCTGTGACATTATGCTATCTGACCATAGTGTATCCCGGCGCCATGCCCAGTTTGAGCAGGTGGCCGGGCGTTTCTGGTTAACCGACCTTAATAGTACCAACGGAACCTATGTTAACGGATTGCCCATAGAGAAGGTTGAGCTTACCTCGGGGGATGTCATAACGGTGGGTAATACAGTTCTTATATTTAAGGAGCATTAA
- the rlmN gene encoding 23S rRNA (adenine(2503)-C(2))-methyltransferase RlmN: MCRNTKSKLNLRDLTLSEMKRLMTELGEKPFRAIQICQWVLAKGVTSFDQMTNISKELQAKLADVAYISQTKMLARQQSARGDTIKYLLGLADGHAVECVLMKHSYGNSACVSTQVGCRMGCMFCASTIEGLVRSLTPGEIYDQVLGIQQDTGERVSHIVIMGSGEPLDNYDNVIKFLENVNADYGLNIGYRHITLSTCGLVPKLKQLAFKKLPITLAVSLHAPNDELRNQLVPINRRYSLAELIPACREYTEITGRRITFEYALLKEINDSEEHARQLVNLLKGMLCHVNLIPANPVEEKGFERTPPEKVERFRNIIEKAGLAVTVRRELGTDIDAACGQLRRRFQKESLI; this comes from the coding sequence ATGTGTAGAAATACCAAGTCAAAATTGAACCTAAGAGATCTAACTTTATCGGAAATGAAACGTCTAATGACGGAGCTAGGTGAAAAGCCTTTCCGGGCCATCCAGATTTGCCAGTGGGTTTTGGCTAAAGGTGTGACATCCTTTGACCAAATGACCAACATTTCTAAAGAACTACAGGCGAAACTGGCCGATGTAGCCTATATTAGTCAGACCAAAATGCTGGCCCGCCAGCAGTCTGCTCGGGGGGATACCATTAAGTACCTCTTGGGTCTTGCTGATGGACATGCGGTGGAATGTGTATTAATGAAACATTCCTACGGCAATTCTGCCTGTGTTTCTACCCAGGTGGGCTGCCGGATGGGATGCATGTTCTGCGCCTCCACCATAGAAGGTTTGGTGCGTAGCCTGACCCCTGGCGAAATTTATGATCAGGTATTAGGTATTCAGCAGGATACTGGGGAGCGAGTCAGTCATATTGTGATTATGGGTTCCGGCGAACCCCTGGATAATTATGATAACGTGATTAAGTTTTTAGAGAATGTCAATGCGGATTATGGTCTTAATATCGGTTACCGTCATATCACTCTTTCCACCTGCGGATTGGTACCAAAGTTAAAGCAATTGGCTTTTAAAAAATTACCCATCACTTTGGCTGTATCGTTGCATGCACCAAATGACGAGCTGCGAAATCAGTTGGTGCCCATTAACCGTCGTTACAGCCTGGCCGAATTAATACCGGCCTGCCGGGAGTATACTGAAATCACCGGTCGCCGGATAACATTTGAGTATGCTCTGTTAAAAGAAATTAATGACAGCGAGGAACACGCCCGGCAACTGGTGAATTTACTTAAAGGTATGCTATGTCACGTGAATCTCATCCCGGCTAACCCGGTGGAGGAAAAGGGGTTTGAAAGAACCCCACCCGAAAAAGTTGAGAGGTTCCGTAATATTATTGAGAAGGCCGGGCTGGCCGTAACCGTACGCCGGGAATTGGGAACAGACATAGACGCCGCATGCGGTCAACTTAGACGTAGGTTCCAAAAGGAATCTTTGATCTAA
- the rsmB gene encoding 16S rRNA (cytosine(967)-C(5))-methyltransferase RsmB → MKKVTARDLALQVLKVVEEEGAYANLALNRYLELYQPGKLDRAFATEITYGVLRNLNTIDWVLAHFLKQPLAAQTVWVRNILRMGTYQIMFMPRVPDSAACNESVELAKKYGHTGAAKFVNGVLRNVARQQGELDFPDPQESPIDYISLKYSHPTWLVERWLKEFGFDQTVALCKANNHPAPNTIRTNTLKINRTDLKARLEFEGVETRVTKYAPEGLHLNGFLSYQSLPSFQEGLFQVQDESSMLVAHALNPASGARIIDVASAPGGKTTHLAQLMKDRGEIVAVDIHPHKLELIKENCQRLGINSIRTLLADARCLPAEYTNWADYVLVDAPCSGLGVLRRRPDARWRKDPSQLPGIVRLQREILESASTYLRPGGVLIYSTCTITREENIGVLEAFLADHPEFSLGDLRQFLPPGLAEEETAENGFIQLLPHIHGMDGFFIARLRKKGFE, encoded by the coding sequence TTGAAAAAGGTAACTGCCAGAGACTTAGCACTGCAAGTTTTAAAAGTAGTTGAAGAGGAAGGGGCCTATGCCAACCTGGCTCTTAATCGGTATTTAGAATTATATCAGCCCGGCAAGTTAGACCGGGCTTTTGCCACTGAAATTACTTACGGTGTGCTACGAAACTTAAATACTATTGATTGGGTACTGGCCCACTTTTTAAAACAGCCTCTGGCAGCACAAACCGTTTGGGTTCGTAATATATTGCGCATGGGCACCTACCAAATAATGTTTATGCCCCGGGTACCGGATTCTGCTGCTTGCAATGAATCTGTGGAATTAGCTAAAAAATACGGGCATACCGGAGCGGCCAAATTTGTCAACGGTGTATTACGTAATGTGGCCAGGCAGCAGGGTGAATTAGATTTCCCGGACCCCCAGGAATCTCCCATTGATTATATTTCCTTGAAATATTCTCACCCTACTTGGTTGGTGGAACGCTGGTTAAAAGAATTTGGTTTTGACCAAACGGTGGCCCTCTGTAAGGCTAACAATCACCCGGCCCCCAACACTATTCGTACTAACACCTTAAAAATTAACCGGACTGATTTAAAGGCCCGGTTAGAGTTCGAAGGGGTGGAAACCAGAGTTACAAAATATGCACCGGAAGGTTTACATTTAAATGGATTTTTATCCTACCAGTCACTGCCCTCTTTCCAAGAGGGGTTATTTCAGGTTCAGGACGAAAGTTCCATGTTAGTGGCCCATGCTTTAAACCCGGCTTCTGGAGCCAGAATCATTGATGTAGCTTCCGCCCCCGGTGGTAAAACCACTCACCTAGCCCAATTGATGAAGGACCGGGGGGAAATTGTGGCGGTGGATATTCATCCTCACAAGTTGGAATTAATAAAAGAAAACTGCCAGCGCCTAGGTATTAATTCTATTAGGACTTTGCTGGCTGACGCTCGGTGCTTACCAGCGGAATATACCAACTGGGCTGATTATGTTTTGGTGGATGCTCCTTGTTCTGGATTAGGTGTGCTACGCCGACGGCCAGATGCCCGTTGGCGTAAAGATCCCAGCCAACTGCCCGGTATTGTACGTTTGCAAAGGGAAATCTTAGAGTCCGCCAGTACCTACCTGCGTCCTGGCGGTGTGTTGATATACAGCACCTGTACTATAACCAGGGAAGAAAATATCGGTGTGCTGGAGGCGTTTCTGGCAGATCACCCGGAGTTTAGCCTGGGTGATCTGAGGCAGTTTTTACCGCCGGGGTTAGCAGAAGAGGAAACGGCTGAAAACGGCTTTATTCAGCTACTACCGCATATTCATGGGATGGATGGGTTTTTCATTGCCCGGCTAAGGAAAAAAGGATTTGAGTAG